In Clostridium sp. DL-VIII, the following proteins share a genomic window:
- a CDS encoding protein-glutamate O-methyltransferase CheR has protein sequence MITITEKEFIQLSQYIKDNYGINLKVEKKMLVIGRLQNVLLEHNFESFSQYYQYIISDKSGKAVSTLINKITTNHTYFMREKNHFEYLRDTVLPYWAQNIKDKDFRMWSAGCASGEEAYTIAMILDSFFAEKKLWWDKKILATDISEKVLNIAREGIYQKDKISPLPEVWKKNYLQNYDAENLIFTDKIRNEIVYRKFNLMDKVFPFKRKFHVIFCRNVMIYFDSKTKIELVRKFYNSMEPGGYLFIGHSESLTGENVGFRYIMPSVYRKE, from the coding sequence ATGATTACAATTACAGAAAAAGAATTTATACAATTGTCTCAATACATAAAAGATAATTATGGAATAAATCTTAAAGTAGAAAAAAAGATGCTTGTAATAGGGCGCTTACAAAATGTATTACTGGAACATAATTTTGAAAGCTTTTCTCAATATTATCAATATATAATTTCTGATAAAAGTGGAAAGGCAGTCAGTACATTAATTAATAAGATTACTACTAATCATACATACTTCATGCGTGAAAAGAATCATTTTGAATATTTAAGAGATACAGTACTTCCATATTGGGCTCAAAACATTAAAGATAAAGATTTTAGAATGTGGTCAGCAGGATGCGCATCAGGTGAAGAGGCATATACAATTGCAATGATATTAGATAGCTTTTTTGCTGAGAAGAAGTTATGGTGGGATAAGAAGATACTCGCTACGGATATATCTGAGAAGGTATTAAATATTGCAAGAGAAGGTATATATCAAAAAGATAAAATCTCACCTTTACCTGAAGTATGGAAAAAGAATTATTTACAGAATTATGATGCGGAAAATTTAATATTTACAGATAAAATAAGAAATGAGATCGTATATAGGAAATTTAATTTGATGGATAAGGTGTTTCCATTTAAGAGAAAATTTCATGTGATTTTTTGTAGAAACGTAATGATTTATTTTGATAGTAAAACTAAAATTGAATTAGTACGTAAGTTCTATAATAGTATGGAGCCAGGAGGGTACCTTTTTATAGGTCATTCAGAATCCTTAACTGGGGAAAATGTAGGCTTTAGATATATAATGCCGTCTGTATATAGAAAAGAATAG
- a CDS encoding response regulator transcription factor, whose translation MIRVIIAEDQKLLRESFKNIIENNSDIKVVACATNGNESYDLCKEYKPDVVLMDLSMPVCNGLEATKLIKSKFPSIKVLILTASNDTNDVTDAISSGADGYILKDISTEELILSIKSASLGLGIITKDVLNPFVSNLYKENKKTKKKTIAIEGINVSLTERELNIVAMIVDGKDNKEIGTALFIAEGTVKNIITEIISKLQLKDRTQLAVYAVKNGLV comes from the coding sequence ATGATACGGGTTATTATTGCTGAAGATCAAAAGCTTTTGAGGGAAAGTTTTAAGAATATAATTGAAAATAATAGTGACATAAAGGTTGTTGCTTGCGCTACTAACGGTAATGAATCTTATGATTTATGTAAAGAATATAAGCCTGATGTAGTTTTAATGGATTTATCTATGCCAGTATGTAATGGACTAGAAGCTACAAAATTAATAAAATCTAAATTTCCATCAATAAAAGTATTAATTCTTACTGCATCTAACGATACAAATGATGTAACTGACGCTATAAGCAGTGGCGCAGATGGATATATTTTAAAAGATATAAGTACAGAAGAACTTATACTTTCAATAAAGAGCGCTTCATTAGGACTTGGGATAATCACCAAGGATGTTTTAAATCCTTTTGTATCAAATCTGTATAAAGAAAATAAGAAGACTAAAAAAAAGACTATTGCTATTGAAGGTATAAATGTGTCTTTAACAGAAAGGGAATTAAACATAGTAGCTATGATTGTTGATGGGAAAGACAATAAGGAAATTGGAACAGCTCTATTTATTGCTGAGGGAACTGTAAAAAATATAATCACCGAGATTATATCAAAGCTTCAACTAAAAGACCGCACCCAACTCGCAGTATATGCCGTAAAAAATGGGCTTGTATAA
- a CDS encoding response regulator → MKRALVVDDAAFMRIALRKILEKSGFEVVGEADTGIKAVHQYRMLKPDIVTMDLTMPELGGVEAIKMIKSIDNNARIIVISSMGHEINVKEAIIAGAVSFIVKPFKEEVISKQLMNFGEKI, encoded by the coding sequence ATGAAGAGAGCATTAGTTGTAGATGATGCTGCATTCATGAGAATAGCATTAAGAAAGATTTTAGAAAAGAGTGGTTTTGAAGTTGTAGGTGAGGCAGATACAGGAATAAAAGCTGTACACCAATACAGGATGTTAAAGCCAGATATTGTAACTATGGATTTGACTATGCCAGAGCTTGGAGGAGTAGAGGCAATAAAAATGATTAAATCCATTGATAATAATGCTAGGATCATAGTTATTTCTTCTATGGGACATGAAATTAATGTTAAGGAAGCTATAATAGCAGGTGCAGTATCATTTATAGTAAAACCATTTAAGGAAGAAGTTATATCGAAGCAATTGATGAATTTTGGTGAAAAAATATAA
- a CDS encoding chemotaxis response regulator protein-glutamate methylesterase: MSVIRVLVVDDSVVFREAISRGISRDPKIEVVGKAVDPYDARDKLLELDPDIMICDVQMPKLNGVEFIRRLLPQYKIPIIVVSSLSDVVFDALNAGAVDFLSKPDASIQNGFENFITELIMKVKGAVNVNLSANLTRLIATGSDKIGEKSDIRAYNNKVIAIGASTGGTEAIYSILKVLPRSVPGIVIVQHIPPGFSKMFAERLNMQTHFDVKEAKTGDIIEPGKVLIAPGDKHMKIKKLGDKYMVETLTGNKVNGHCPSVDVLFESVAKIAAKHAVGVILTGMGHDGAIGLMSMRKAGAKTIGQDKQSSVVYGMPKMAFDLGAVEKQVSLSKIPRTICDIIS; encoded by the coding sequence GTGAGTGTAATTAGAGTACTAGTGGTAGATGATAGCGTTGTATTTAGAGAGGCTATATCAAGAGGAATATCAAGAGACCCTAAAATAGAGGTTGTTGGGAAAGCAGTGGATCCATATGATGCAAGGGATAAGCTTTTAGAATTAGATCCGGACATAATGATTTGTGATGTACAGATGCCTAAGTTAAATGGTGTAGAATTTATAAGAAGGCTTCTTCCACAATATAAAATTCCAATAATAGTAGTAAGTTCGTTAAGCGACGTTGTTTTTGATGCTTTGAATGCTGGAGCTGTAGATTTCTTAAGTAAGCCGGATGCTAGCATTCAAAATGGTTTTGAAAATTTTATAACTGAGCTGATAATGAAGGTAAAAGGCGCAGTAAACGTAAATTTATCAGCTAATCTAACAAGATTAATAGCAACAGGTTCAGATAAGATTGGGGAAAAAAGTGATATTCGTGCCTATAATAATAAAGTAATTGCTATAGGAGCATCCACTGGTGGTACAGAAGCTATTTATAGTATATTAAAAGTTCTCCCAAGATCAGTGCCTGGAATAGTGATAGTTCAGCACATACCGCCAGGATTTTCAAAGATGTTTGCAGAAAGACTTAATATGCAGACACACTTTGATGTAAAAGAGGCAAAGACAGGCGATATAATTGAACCTGGAAAAGTATTAATAGCACCAGGTGATAAACATATGAAGATAAAAAAATTAGGTGATAAATACATGGTTGAAACTTTAACTGGAAATAAAGTTAATGGTCACTGTCCATCTGTAGATGTACTTTTTGAGTCTGTTGCGAAAATAGCAGCTAAACATGCAGTTGGAGTAATTCTTACAGGAATGGGGCACGACGGAGCAATAGGACTTATGTCCATGAGAAAAGCAGGGGCAAAAACCATCGGTCAAGATAAGCAATCTTCAGTTGTATATGGAATGCCCAAAATGGCTTTTGACTTAGGAGCCGTAGAAAAACAAGTTTCTTTATCAAAAATACCTAGAACTATATGTGATATTATAAGTTAA